The following are encoded together in the Acetobacter vaccinii genome:
- a CDS encoding RNA pyrophosphohydrolase, giving the protein MIFNSKGQVFIARRTDMPGAGGPLSEGTWQCPQGGIDKDESASDAVLREVFEEIGTSHVRILAEHPEWISYDLPAYLVGRALGGKYRGQIQKWFALLYTGDETDIRLSTQAHPEFDAWMWIDLKSLPSRNVGFKKPVYERLAQDFAGFAVP; this is encoded by the coding sequence ATGATTTTTAATTCAAAAGGGCAGGTTTTCATCGCCCGCCGCACAGACATGCCCGGCGCGGGCGGCCCCCTGTCGGAAGGGACCTGGCAGTGCCCGCAAGGCGGCATTGACAAGGACGAAAGCGCGAGCGACGCCGTGCTGCGCGAAGTGTTTGAAGAAATTGGCACCAGCCATGTTCGCATTCTGGCCGAACACCCGGAATGGATTTCCTACGACCTGCCTGCCTATCTGGTCGGTCGTGCGCTGGGTGGCAAATATCGGGGCCAGATACAAAAATGGTTTGCCCTGCTGTACACGGGTGATGAAACCGACATCAGACTGAGCACACAGGCCCACCCGGAATTTGACGCCTGGATGTGGATTGACCTGAAAAGCCTGCCCTCGCGCAACGTTGGCTTTAAAAAGCCGGTTTATGAGCGTCTGGCGCAGGATTTTGCGGGCTTCGCCGTACCCTGA
- a CDS encoding DHA2 family efflux MFS transporter permease subunit, with product MAAPAVEAVNGWKPKHNPWTVAFVVTMAAFMEILDTTIVNVSLPHIAGSLSSTYDDATWTLTAYLVANGIVLTISGWLGKVFGRKRYFMICIVMFTVTSFLCGMATSLGELVVFRLMQGFFGGGLQPNQQSIILDSFPPAKRAAAFGLTAIAAVVGPVIGPTLGGWITDNFSWRWIFFINVPFGFLTTVGVMTVVEDPPWAQRQKAPVDVIGISLITIGFSALEVMVDRGEDADWFGSNFICIMAVLAGLGLVGAVAWLLHTDRPAVDLRVFRDRNFAVGTALMGAMGALLYASAIIVPQFAQQVMGYTATLSGLLLSPGGIAVIVLIPIVGRLMTVMSVRSVIALGFGLMGLALFYSAQLLPQLDFKHLVFFRMSQTACLAFLFVPLSTIAYSTIPERLNADASALFSMSRNVLGSLAISGATALLTEQRQAEQAHSVHLMTPYRQPFNNYLDQVQQAAQARGMTEAAAQQAAGHQIFKEFSVQIAMLAYNEVFIILGIAAFLCVPFCFLLSPIRGDGKARGAH from the coding sequence ATGGCCGCCCCCGCGGTCGAGGCCGTAAACGGGTGGAAGCCCAAGCATAATCCGTGGACAGTTGCCTTTGTCGTGACAATGGCAGCGTTCATGGAAATTCTGGACACCACCATTGTTAACGTGTCGCTGCCCCATATCGCGGGCAGCCTGTCCAGCACGTATGACGATGCAACCTGGACCCTGACCGCCTATCTGGTCGCCAACGGCATTGTGCTGACCATCTCAGGCTGGTTGGGTAAGGTCTTTGGCCGCAAACGCTATTTCATGATCTGTATTGTCATGTTCACGGTCACATCGTTCCTGTGTGGCATGGCAACCAGCCTGGGCGAACTGGTGGTGTTCCGCTTGATGCAGGGCTTTTTTGGTGGGGGGCTGCAACCTAACCAGCAATCCATCATTCTGGACAGTTTTCCGCCTGCCAAGCGTGCCGCAGCCTTTGGCCTGACAGCCATTGCCGCCGTTGTGGGGCCGGTTATTGGCCCGACACTGGGTGGCTGGATTACGGATAACTTTTCCTGGCGCTGGATTTTCTTCATCAACGTGCCTTTCGGCTTTCTGACAACCGTTGGGGTCATGACCGTGGTGGAAGACCCGCCATGGGCACAGCGGCAGAAAGCCCCGGTGGATGTGATTGGTATCAGCCTGATCACCATCGGTTTCAGCGCGCTTGAAGTCATGGTGGACCGTGGGGAGGATGCTGACTGGTTTGGCTCCAACTTCATCTGCATCATGGCGGTTCTTGCAGGGCTTGGGCTGGTGGGGGCGGTGGCCTGGCTGCTGCATACCGACAGACCCGCTGTGGACCTGCGTGTTTTCCGCGACCGGAATTTTGCGGTTGGTACAGCCCTTATGGGTGCCATGGGTGCCCTGCTGTATGCCTCTGCAATTATTGTGCCGCAGTTTGCCCAGCAGGTGATGGGTTATACGGCGACACTGTCTGGTTTGCTGCTCTCACCCGGTGGTATTGCAGTGATTGTGCTGATCCCCATTGTCGGGCGGCTGATGACTGTCATGAGTGTACGCAGTGTGATTGCACTGGGGTTTGGCCTGATGGGGCTGGCGCTGTTCTATTCGGCCCAGTTGTTGCCTCAGCTTGACTTCAAACACCTTGTGTTCTTCCGCATGAGCCAGACAGCCTGCCTTGCCTTCCTGTTTGTGCCTCTGTCCACCATTGCGTATTCCACCATACCAGAACGGTTGAACGCCGATGCCTCGGCCCTGTTCAGCATGTCGCGTAACGTGTTGGGGTCGCTTGCCATTTCCGGGGCAACGGCTTTGCTGACAGAGCAGCGGCAGGCCGAGCAGGCGCACTCGGTGCATTTGATGACACCTTACCGCCAGCCGTTTAACAATTACCTCGACCAAGTGCAGCAGGCCGCACAGGCCAGAGGGATGACGGAGGCCGCAGCCCAGCAAGCTGCAGGACACCAGATTTTCAAGGAGTTCTCGGTCCAGATTGCCATGCTGGCTTATAATGAGGTCTTTATTATTCTGGGCATTGCGGCGTTCCTGTGTGTGCCGTTCTGCTTCCTGCTCTCTCCCATCAGAGGGGATGGTAAGGCCCGCGGCGCTCACTAA
- a CDS encoding HlyD family secretion protein, producing the protein MAEDHNEQSPPESGAQAAPQKKGSSRGKVILGGVIAVLVVCAALYWFLTRNEVETDDAFTAGRAVSIAPHVEGYVVELLVNDNQFVRKGQVLARIDPRDWQASRDQAAATLAGAEAHVSAAQMMHEVALLQYPGKLIQAQGQLNQAKARELRAQADYRRQRSVERAATSQQDIDYARAALDMAHADVLTAQGAVQMAMPVKPNINNAVSLISENEAQVQSARAQLVEAELNLEWTVIRAPTDGWISQRNVEQGNYARKGQSLFAIVEPVVWIVANYKETQITNIRPGQKVDVRVDAYPSLRLHGHVDSIQKGTGATFSAFPPENATGNYVKIVQRVPVKILIDDGLNPDQPLALGLSVEPTVHVDTAGRSDAPPPASVQAAP; encoded by the coding sequence ATGGCTGAAGACCATAATGAACAGTCTCCCCCAGAATCCGGCGCGCAGGCCGCCCCACAGAAAAAGGGCAGTTCGCGCGGGAAGGTGATCCTGGGCGGGGTTATTGCTGTTCTGGTTGTGTGCGCTGCGCTCTACTGGTTCCTGACCCGTAATGAGGTCGAAACCGACGATGCGTTTACCGCAGGCCGTGCCGTGTCCATTGCCCCCCATGTGGAAGGCTACGTGGTGGAACTGCTGGTCAACGACAACCAGTTTGTGCGCAAAGGGCAGGTGCTGGCCCGGATTGACCCGCGTGACTGGCAGGCCAGCCGCGATCAGGCAGCCGCCACACTGGCAGGGGCCGAGGCCCATGTGAGCGCGGCGCAGATGATGCACGAAGTCGCATTGCTGCAATATCCGGGCAAGCTGATACAGGCACAGGGGCAGTTGAATCAGGCCAAGGCACGGGAACTGCGTGCCCAGGCGGATTACCGCCGCCAGAGGTCTGTGGAACGTGCGGCGACGTCGCAGCAGGACATTGACTATGCGCGCGCCGCGCTGGACATGGCCCACGCCGATGTGCTGACCGCCCAGGGTGCGGTGCAGATGGCAATGCCTGTCAAACCCAACATCAATAACGCTGTCAGCCTGATTTCGGAAAACGAGGCTCAGGTGCAGTCAGCCCGTGCCCAGCTTGTGGAAGCGGAACTGAATCTGGAATGGACAGTCATCCGCGCCCCGACAGATGGCTGGATCAGCCAGCGTAATGTCGAGCAGGGTAACTACGCCCGCAAAGGGCAGAGCCTGTTTGCTATTGTTGAGCCTGTGGTCTGGATTGTTGCCAACTATAAGGAAACCCAGATTACCAACATCCGCCCCGGCCAGAAGGTGGATGTCCGGGTGGATGCCTACCCCAGCCTGAGGCTGCACGGGCATGTGGATTCCATTCAGAAAGGGACGGGGGCAACCTTCAGCGCATTCCCGCCCGAAAATGCGACCGGCAACTACGTCAAGATTGTCCAGCGCGTGCCGGTCAAGATCCTGATTGATGATGGCCTCAACCCCGACCAGCCGCTTGCTCTGGGCCTGTCGGTTGAGCCCACTGTGCATGTCGATACGGCAGGCCGCTCTGATGCTCCGCCGCCTGCCAGCGTGCAGGCCGCGCCGTAA
- a CDS encoding ABC transporter ATP-binding protein, with translation MTAPSPANHPSSHTLVPDDTRMLLARLWRGQVRRHPGRIAAVIALTALTAALTALYPLVIQRALDMFATHDSRILYQVPLLVVLITVAKSLSQYAQTVASQGLVLMVIRGLQGEMFDHLLHTDITHVEREAPAKLAARFTTDAVSIREAMIRAVNSLGDVVTVVGLIVSMFYMDWELSLIAALLYPIAAVPIQRLGKRVRRASGGMQERIGETAAFLTESFAQARTVRVYRMEAGESERARLSFDHLNQAMLHITRGRARVDPLLETLGGAAVAAVLGFAGWRAAMGGATLGDFSGFVAALLLAARPLRALGALNAAVQEGLAGLVRIFEIIDEKPAVTDRPDAVALPAGQGRLVFEDVGFVYSDGRIGLDGLTFEAQPGFTVALVGPSGAGKSTALSLVPRLHDVTAGRIVLDGLDLRQVSLASLRDAIAYVSQDPLLFDLSVRDNILIGQPGATEAQVQAAARAAAAEQFILALPQGYDTQVGPGGQRLSGGQRQRVALARALLRNPRLLLLDEATSALDSDNEAAVQAGLATLRQGRTTLIVAHRLSTVRSADLVVVLDEGRAVEWGTHDALMEHDGLYARLVRTQGLER, from the coding sequence ATGACAGCACCGTCCCCGGCCAATCACCCCTCGTCTCATACCCTTGTGCCTGATGATACGCGCATGCTTCTGGCGCGTCTGTGGCGTGGGCAGGTCAGGCGTCATCCTGGGCGTATTGCTGCGGTTATTGCCCTTACGGCGCTGACTGCGGCGCTGACGGCCCTCTACCCGCTGGTTATCCAGCGGGCGCTGGACATGTTTGCAACCCATGATTCGCGCATTCTCTACCAGGTGCCCCTGCTGGTGGTGCTGATCACAGTTGCCAAATCCCTGTCCCAGTATGCCCAGACTGTAGCATCCCAAGGTTTGGTGCTGATGGTGATCAGAGGCCTGCAGGGCGAAATGTTCGACCACCTGCTGCACACCGACATCACGCATGTTGAGCGTGAAGCCCCCGCAAAGCTGGCCGCGCGCTTTACGACAGATGCGGTTTCCATCCGAGAGGCCATGATTCGGGCCGTCAATTCATTGGGGGATGTGGTCACGGTCGTCGGACTGATTGTGTCCATGTTCTATATGGACTGGGAACTCAGCCTGATTGCAGCTCTCCTGTATCCAATCGCGGCGGTGCCAATCCAGCGCCTTGGCAAGCGTGTCCGGCGGGCGTCTGGCGGCATGCAGGAGCGTATAGGCGAGACTGCGGCGTTTTTGACCGAAAGCTTTGCTCAGGCTCGCACAGTGCGCGTGTACCGCATGGAAGCGGGCGAAAGTGAACGGGCCAGACTGTCGTTTGACCACCTCAATCAGGCCATGCTGCATATCACGCGTGGTCGGGCGCGGGTGGACCCGTTGCTGGAAACTCTGGGCGGCGCTGCCGTGGCTGCGGTGCTGGGGTTTGCAGGCTGGCGTGCGGCCATGGGTGGCGCAACGCTGGGTGATTTTTCTGGCTTTGTGGCCGCCCTGTTGCTGGCAGCCCGGCCGCTGCGCGCTCTGGGGGCGCTGAACGCTGCCGTGCAGGAAGGTCTGGCAGGGTTGGTGCGGATTTTTGAAATTATAGACGAAAAACCCGCCGTGACAGACCGGCCCGATGCTGTCGCTCTGCCCGCAGGGCAGGGGCGGCTGGTGTTTGAGGATGTCGGGTTTGTGTATTCCGATGGCCGTATCGGGCTGGACGGGCTGACTTTTGAGGCCCAACCGGGCTTTACGGTAGCCCTTGTTGGCCCTTCAGGAGCGGGGAAGTCCACAGCTCTGTCACTCGTGCCGCGCCTGCATGATGTGACAGCCGGGCGCATCGTGCTGGATGGGCTGGATCTGCGGCAGGTCAGCCTGGCCAGCCTGCGCGATGCCATAGCCTACGTCAGCCAGGACCCGCTGCTGTTTGACCTGTCGGTGCGGGACAATATTCTGATCGGCCAGCCCGGTGCTACCGAGGCGCAGGTGCAGGCTGCTGCCCGCGCCGCTGCGGCTGAGCAGTTTATTCTGGCCTTGCCACAGGGTTATGACACGCAGGTGGGGCCGGGGGGGCAACGCCTGTCGGGGGGGCAGCGGCAGCGTGTGGCTCTTGCCCGGGCCCTGCTCCGTAACCCGCGCCTGCTGTTGCTGGATGAAGCCACAAGCGCGCTTGATAGTGATAACGAGGCTGCGGTGCAGGCCGGGCTGGCCACTCTCCGGCAGGGGCGTACCACATTAATTGTGGCGCACAGGCTTTCCACCGTACGCTCGGCAGACCTGGTCGTGGTGCTGGATGAGGGGCGGGCCGTGGAGTGGGGCACACATGATGCTCTTATGGAGCACGATGGCCTGTATGCCCGACTAGTCAGGACCCAGGGGTTGGAACGCTAG
- a CDS encoding CCA tRNA nucleotidyltransferase yields the protein MTDGLALLGQLPPQSQAAIRLLWQILPDARLVGGVVRDLLANRPITDVDMATPQPPEAVLHALQQAGVRAVPTGLEHGTVTAVIDAAPYEITTLRRDEETDGRHARVSWTADWQEDAQRRDFTINALSLDRAGGLHDYFGGQADLAAGHVRFVGDAVLRIQEDALRILRYFRFQARYGRGQPDGSALQAISSQVALLRGLSVERIWSELKRILAGPQVVETLHLMEQAGVLAEIMPGGASLARLERLVATGAPRDPLLLLVALAHQPRQVVQRLKVSRAESDFVQALLRCFTQEEKKLFAQGAGEALDDALRVLLSEEPRQVLLGRLWLAEGDDAPVMADGGASFRTVRACLEALETPEFPLAGRDVLAAGLPAGPQVGHMLGQVRQWWRAGGCRAGRVACLAQLAAVLHAQPH from the coding sequence ATGACAGATGGGCTGGCCCTGCTGGGGCAACTGCCGCCGCAAAGCCAGGCCGCAATCAGGCTCCTGTGGCAGATTCTCCCGGATGCCCGTCTTGTAGGCGGGGTGGTGCGTGATCTGTTGGCCAACCGCCCAATAACGGATGTGGATATGGCAACGCCCCAGCCGCCCGAAGCCGTGTTGCATGCATTGCAGCAGGCAGGGGTGCGGGCTGTGCCGACAGGGTTGGAACACGGCACGGTGACAGCGGTGATTGATGCCGCCCCCTATGAAATTACAACCCTGCGGAGGGATGAGGAAACTGATGGCCGCCACGCCCGCGTAAGCTGGACAGCCGATTGGCAGGAGGACGCGCAACGGCGTGATTTTACCATCAATGCCCTCTCGCTCGACCGGGCTGGCGGCTTGCACGATTACTTTGGAGGGCAGGCAGATCTGGCAGCGGGGCATGTGCGTTTTGTAGGCGACGCCGTACTGCGGATTCAGGAGGATGCGTTACGTATCCTGCGCTATTTCCGTTTTCAGGCACGTTACGGACGTGGGCAGCCGGATGGGTCCGCCTTGCAGGCCATTAGCAGTCAGGTGGCTCTGCTGCGGGGGCTGTCGGTTGAGCGCATATGGTCTGAGCTCAAGCGCATTCTGGCCGGGCCACAGGTGGTTGAGACCCTGCACCTGATGGAGCAGGCAGGTGTCTTGGCTGAAATCATGCCCGGTGGTGCCAGTCTGGCGCGGCTGGAGAGACTTGTCGCGACAGGGGCCCCGCGTGATCCGTTACTGCTGCTGGTGGCTCTGGCACATCAGCCCCGGCAGGTGGTGCAACGGCTGAAGGTGTCGCGGGCTGAAAGCGACTTTGTGCAGGCGTTGCTCCGTTGCTTCACGCAGGAAGAAAAAAAGCTCTTTGCTCAAGGGGCTGGGGAGGCTCTGGACGACGCCCTGCGTGTGCTGCTGTCGGAGGAGCCCCGACAGGTTCTGCTCGGAAGGCTCTGGCTGGCAGAGGGAGACGATGCCCCGGTGATGGCCGATGGCGGGGCCAGTTTCCGTACAGTGCGGGCCTGTCTGGAGGCGTTGGAAACACCGGAGTTTCCACTCGCCGGGCGTGATGTGCTGGCCGCGGGCCTGCCTGCCGGGCCGCAGGTTGGCCATATGCTGGGGCAGGTCAGGCAATGGTGGCGGGCTGGTGGGTGCCGGGCCGGGCGGGTGGCCTGTCTGGCGCAGTTGGCAGCAGTGTTGCACGCGCAGCCGCACTAA
- a CDS encoding DUF1285 domain-containing protein — MDAAVRDSAKQDGAATGKAGDRHLPFLIRRNGEWLYRGSPVRRKAMVCLFGSLLTRDEHGDYLLRSPFETGYVSVEDAAFVAVELDWSGVGRTQRLCFRTNMDEMVTAGPDHPIRAVWDVPAEACTEGCPPYLLVRKGDGAYPLEARLARSVWYELAALAEPGSCQGVPCMGVWSCGCFFPLARAQGPSAA, encoded by the coding sequence ATGGATGCTGCGGTGCGTGACAGTGCGAAACAGGATGGAGCGGCAACGGGCAAGGCGGGGGACAGGCATCTGCCCTTCCTGATCCGGCGCAATGGGGAGTGGCTGTACCGGGGGTCTCCAGTGCGGCGCAAGGCTATGGTCTGCCTTTTCGGCTCGCTGCTGACACGCGACGAGCATGGTGACTACCTGCTGCGATCGCCTTTCGAGACAGGTTACGTCAGCGTGGAAGACGCGGCGTTTGTTGCAGTCGAACTGGACTGGAGCGGCGTGGGCCGCACGCAGCGCCTGTGTTTTCGCACCAATATGGACGAGATGGTGACAGCAGGCCCCGACCACCCGATTCGGGCTGTCTGGGACGTGCCTGCCGAGGCCTGTACGGAGGGGTGTCCTCCCTATCTGCTTGTACGCAAAGGGGATGGCGCCTACCCGTTGGAGGCCCGTCTGGCCCGCAGCGTGTGGTACGAACTTGCCGCTCTGGCCGAGCCGGGCAGTTGCCAGGGTGTGCCCTGCATGGGGGTGTGGAGCTGCGGGTGTTTTTTCCCCCTCGCCCGGGCACAGGGGCCATCGGCTGCATGA
- a CDS encoding AAA family ATPase, whose product MTASDTLPPAQPRTTPLEVREADRVCALLGTAQKELASVIFGQDAVIRLALTALLSGGHALLVGPPGLGKTLLVSTIGTVLGLETRRIQFTPDLMPSDITGSEILDEDATGRRSFRFVRGPIFCQMLMADEINRASPRTQSALLQAMQEHRISVAGAEHALPRPFHVLATQNPLEQEGTYPLPEAQLDRFMLQIVLDFPAEDAERRMLLATTTAQEHTAQPVMDAQALLDAQALVRSMPAGERIVDAILRLVRSARPQNTTDATIRNQVSWGPGPRAAQTLMLATRAHALLDGRLSPSMEDIAALAVPVLAHRMGLTFAARADGLRPEDIVTRLVAALG is encoded by the coding sequence ATGACCGCATCAGACACCCTGCCCCCCGCCCAGCCCCGGACCACCCCGCTGGAAGTGCGCGAAGCCGACCGCGTATGCGCGCTGCTTGGAACCGCCCAGAAGGAGCTGGCCAGTGTCATCTTCGGACAGGACGCGGTTATCCGCCTTGCGTTGACCGCATTGCTGTCGGGCGGGCACGCCCTGCTGGTCGGCCCGCCCGGCTTAGGCAAGACCCTGCTTGTCAGCACCATTGGCACCGTACTGGGGCTGGAAACGCGCCGTATCCAGTTTACACCCGACCTCATGCCCTCTGACATTACCGGCAGTGAAATTCTGGACGAGGACGCTACCGGCCGCCGCAGCTTCCGCTTCGTACGGGGGCCGATTTTCTGCCAGATGCTGATGGCGGACGAAATCAACCGTGCCAGCCCCCGCACCCAGTCCGCCCTGCTGCAGGCCATGCAGGAACACCGCATATCGGTCGCGGGGGCCGAGCACGCCCTGCCGCGCCCCTTCCACGTGCTGGCCACCCAGAACCCGCTGGAGCAGGAGGGCACCTACCCCCTGCCCGAAGCCCAGCTAGACCGTTTTATGCTCCAGATCGTGCTGGACTTCCCCGCCGAGGATGCAGAACGCCGCATGCTGCTGGCCACCACCACGGCGCAAGAGCACACGGCTCAACCCGTCATGGATGCACAGGCCCTGCTGGATGCACAGGCTCTTGTCCGCAGCATGCCTGCGGGTGAGCGAATTGTGGATGCCATCCTGCGCCTTGTGCGCTCGGCCAGACCGCAGAACACAACCGACGCCACGATCCGCAACCAGGTGTCCTGGGGGCCGGGCCCACGCGCTGCGCAGACACTCATGCTGGCCACGCGCGCCCATGCCCTGCTGGATGGCCGCCTGTCCCCGAGCATGGAAGATATTGCCGCACTGGCCGTGCCGGTACTGGCCCACCGCATGGGGCTGACCTTTGCCGCCCGCGCCGATGGCCTGCGGCCAGAGGATATTGTAACCCGGCTTGTGGCCGCGCTGGGCTGA
- a CDS encoding DUF58 domain-containing protein, giving the protein MRGTLTFLAPLTRRLRRGQTAGASLSATRHPTPAAASVASAAATLAERMPDLLLQAQRATASLAAGQHQQHRAGWGETFWQYRPAQPGEPASHIDWRQSARSTHAQVREQEAESARTILLWCDFSASMQWRSDTAHAYKLDSAILLLLTMAGLLLRAGERVRLLGPDGPVALPPTGPALERLAIGLTRLATAASARPYPALPPTGHLPRHAHILIASDFLCSEDALNTCLRQIASSPARAHLIHIMDPAEIDLPYQGRVLFTGLEGEPAVELSETQDIRQDYARLVSAYQERLSQSAVRHGHDSVQHRTDSAPLPSLLALHALMGHHA; this is encoded by the coding sequence TTGCGCGGCACTCTTACTTTTCTGGCTCCTCTGACCCGCCGCCTGCGCCGTGGGCAGACGGCGGGTGCCAGCCTGTCTGCTACCCGCCACCCAACCCCTGCGGCCGCAAGCGTAGCCTCCGCCGCGGCAACCTTGGCCGAGCGCATGCCCGACCTGCTGTTACAGGCCCAGCGCGCCACAGCCAGCCTGGCGGCAGGACAGCACCAGCAGCACCGTGCAGGCTGGGGCGAAACCTTCTGGCAATACCGCCCTGCCCAGCCGGGCGAACCCGCCAGCCATATCGACTGGCGACAGTCGGCCCGCAGCACCCACGCCCAGGTGCGCGAGCAGGAAGCGGAATCCGCACGGACCATTCTGCTGTGGTGTGATTTTTCAGCCTCTATGCAGTGGCGGTCAGACACAGCCCATGCCTACAAGCTGGACAGCGCCATCCTGCTACTGCTGACCATGGCGGGCCTGCTCCTTCGTGCAGGGGAGCGTGTGCGCCTGCTTGGCCCCGATGGCCCTGTTGCCCTGCCCCCTACCGGGCCTGCTCTGGAGCGGCTGGCGATTGGTCTGACAAGGCTTGCCACGGCCGCATCAGCCAGACCGTATCCTGCCCTGCCCCCCACAGGCCACCTGCCACGCCATGCGCATATCCTGATTGCCAGTGACTTCCTCTGCTCCGAGGACGCATTGAACACCTGCCTGCGCCAGATTGCCAGTTCCCCCGCCCGTGCCCATCTGATCCATATTATGGACCCGGCGGAAATTGACCTGCCCTATCAGGGTCGTGTTCTGTTTACAGGTCTGGAAGGCGAACCCGCTGTCGAACTGTCGGAAACCCAGGATATCCGCCAGGATTATGCCCGCCTTGTCAGCGCCTATCAGGAACGGCTGTCCCAGTCAGCCGTGCGGCATGGGCATGACAGTGTGCAGCACCGGACAGACAGCGCCCCTCTGCCCTCCCTCCTGGCGCTACATGCGCTGATGGGCCACCACGCATGA